A genomic region of Pseudomonadota bacterium contains the following coding sequences:
- a CDS encoding iron-containing redox enzyme family protein — translation MDLDEFREALLGVMEQKTHWTWPLFTSGVVAKDRLHVHFEQEYATYVRDFPVFVGRAYVQCPLPEVRRELAENLYEEETGGLVAGRPHPELFLEYPRGLGMDLSRFRNVELLPGARAYRDTLDGLTQLRGWEIAAAVTTIFIEGTRYERGELEEAAKKRPQPPLRDHPLVRFYGLPEESLALTKAHRRVEGEHRSAAWRCVLSGTEIPNRAEVVAAMQRVLVAWLAYRDDVARNCGLSRSGSPQAHPI, via the coding sequence ATGGACCTCGACGAATTCAGGGAAGCGCTCCTGGGCGTCATGGAGCAAAAGACGCACTGGACCTGGCCTCTGTTCACGTCCGGGGTCGTGGCCAAGGACCGCCTGCACGTCCACTTCGAGCAGGAGTACGCAACCTACGTTCGGGATTTTCCGGTGTTCGTAGGTCGAGCCTACGTGCAGTGCCCTCTGCCGGAGGTCCGGCGCGAGTTGGCAGAAAACCTCTACGAAGAGGAGACCGGCGGTCTCGTTGCGGGTCGCCCGCATCCGGAGCTGTTTCTGGAGTACCCCCGAGGGTTGGGCATGGACTTGTCCCGCTTCCGCAACGTGGAGCTATTGCCTGGGGCCCGGGCCTACCGGGACACGCTGGATGGACTGACTCAGCTCAGAGGCTGGGAGATCGCTGCCGCGGTAACCACCATCTTCATCGAAGGTACGCGCTACGAGCGAGGAGAGCTCGAGGAGGCTGCAAAAAAGCGTCCCCAACCGCCGCTGCGGGACCATCCCTTGGTGAGGTTCTACGGGCTACCCGAAGAGAGCCTCGCGCTGACCAAGGCGCATCGGCGCGTGGAGGGCGAACACCGAAGTGCAGCATGGCGCTGCGTGCTCAGCGGCACCGAGATACCGAACCGGGCCGAAGTTGTCGCCGCCATGCAGCGGGTCCTGGTTGCGTGGCTGGCCTACCGCGACGACGTGGCCCGAAACTGCGGCCTGAGCCGGTCCGGATCGCCGCAGGCACATCCCATCTGA
- a CDS encoding DUF4215 domain-containing protein gives MREGHVWKPVLFAGLVVACAQSANHAGQPAGGAAAGPSGAGAAQAGGSGPAPGLCGDGVLAMGSEQCDDGNRLDGDGCSSACMLEPGWRCPAAGVRCVAAECGDGIVAALGSGALDEQCDDGNKTNGDGCSAMCRIEYGWVCNLTTCRRTVCGDGVVEGWEQCEDGNTNPFDGCHDCAVLPQCSVGACPPVCGDGLLFPGEGCDDGNRLDGDGCSAHCQIELGWACQPVPVGATEFLPAELRIPVVYRDFISRSTMGNSQHEHPDFADTEGTQGVSSGMVEPTLDPSGKPVYTGACEQQPPAPGPPPPIPPPLGPGCQGRQTHSKALWDQWYLGGPLAVVIPDSLTLSRHATHQGKYYFSQSDFFPIDGRGWMATGQEQSPCGGSRNFSFTTEARYWFTFRGGEELSFSGDDDVWVFMGGQLALDLGGIHGRLDASITLNPDGTASCVGACVLHERPLGLQAGQLYEIALFHAERRGCGSNFELELTGFERAKSSCSEVCGDGIVTPSEQCDDGNRINNDVCSNDCKLNVVLL, from the coding sequence ATGCGTGAGGGTCATGTGTGGAAGCCTGTCTTGTTTGCGGGCTTGGTAGTGGCTTGCGCCCAGTCCGCAAACCATGCGGGACAGCCAGCGGGCGGCGCCGCGGCCGGGCCGTCGGGGGCGGGTGCGGCGCAGGCGGGAGGATCGGGCCCAGCTCCCGGACTCTGCGGCGATGGCGTCCTCGCCATGGGCAGCGAGCAGTGCGACGACGGAAATCGCCTCGACGGCGATGGCTGCTCCAGTGCCTGCATGCTCGAACCAGGCTGGCGCTGCCCTGCCGCCGGAGTGCGCTGTGTCGCTGCCGAGTGTGGGGATGGCATCGTGGCAGCGCTTGGGTCCGGCGCGCTCGACGAGCAGTGCGACGATGGCAACAAGACAAACGGCGACGGCTGCTCCGCCATGTGCAGGATCGAATACGGATGGGTCTGCAACCTGACGACTTGCCGCCGAACGGTGTGTGGTGACGGTGTCGTGGAGGGCTGGGAGCAGTGCGAGGACGGGAACACGAATCCCTTCGATGGCTGCCACGACTGCGCTGTGCTGCCCCAATGCAGCGTGGGTGCCTGCCCTCCAGTCTGCGGTGACGGGCTGCTGTTCCCGGGCGAAGGCTGCGACGACGGCAATCGCCTCGACGGCGACGGTTGCTCGGCACATTGTCAGATCGAGCTTGGGTGGGCCTGCCAGCCAGTGCCCGTGGGAGCCACGGAGTTCCTGCCCGCCGAGCTCAGGATCCCTGTCGTCTACCGCGACTTCATCAGCCGGAGCACGATGGGCAACAGCCAGCACGAGCACCCCGATTTCGCCGACACCGAGGGCACTCAAGGCGTTTCCTCAGGAATGGTCGAGCCTACGCTCGATCCCAGCGGCAAGCCGGTGTACACGGGTGCGTGCGAGCAACAGCCGCCGGCTCCTGGTCCGCCGCCGCCCATCCCGCCACCGCTCGGCCCGGGCTGCCAGGGTCGCCAGACGCACTCCAAGGCTCTGTGGGATCAGTGGTACCTCGGTGGACCGCTCGCGGTCGTGATCCCCGATAGCCTCACGTTGAGTCGTCACGCAACCCATCAAGGCAAGTACTACTTTTCGCAAAGCGACTTCTTCCCGATCGACGGGCGCGGCTGGATGGCAACGGGCCAGGAGCAGAGTCCCTGCGGTGGCAGCAGGAACTTCAGCTTCACCACGGAGGCCCGCTACTGGTTCACGTTTCGCGGGGGCGAAGAGCTGAGCTTCAGCGGCGACGATGATGTGTGGGTGTTCATGGGCGGGCAGCTGGCCCTCGATCTAGGTGGTATCCACGGCCGCCTCGACGCGAGCATCACCTTGAATCCCGATGGTACGGCGAGCTGCGTCGGCGCGTGCGTCCTACACGAGCGCCCGCTGGGACTGCAGGCGGGGCAGCTGTACGAGATCGCCCTGTTCCATGCGGAGCGGCGGGGCTGCGGCTCCAACTTCGAGCTGGAGCTGACCGGTTTCGAGCGTGCGAAGTCGAGCTGCAGCGAGGTCTGCGGCGACGGGATCGTCACACCCAGCGAACAGTGCGACGACGGCAATCGGATCAACAACGACGTTTGCTCCAACGACTGCAAGCTGAACGTGGTGCTGCTGTAG
- a CDS encoding IclR family transcriptional regulator encodes MPKDASNSPPATAGKPRYAVPALDKGLAILEFLAADGGAHTQTAIARQLGRSQGEIFRMLTCLEQHEYIRRGPGNERYTLTSKLFELAHTHPPTAKLIDLALPTMRHFVEQTEQSCHLAVPQNQQAVVIAQVDSPAFVGVSVRPGRTLGFHEGASGRVLAAFAPADIQAIWLDELKAKLSARRYKELTSVLGRIQTAGHDIFPSVVISGIVDLSVPVFGPRGGAHAVLSCPCIPRHPKNTVPRVIKDMTRAAARISRDIGYGSIG; translated from the coding sequence TTGCCCAAAGACGCATCGAACTCCCCTCCTGCCACTGCCGGCAAGCCGCGCTACGCGGTCCCAGCGCTCGACAAGGGGCTCGCCATCCTCGAGTTCCTGGCGGCGGACGGCGGGGCCCACACCCAGACCGCGATCGCCCGCCAGCTTGGACGCTCGCAAGGCGAGATCTTCCGTATGCTCACCTGCCTCGAGCAACACGAGTACATCCGCCGGGGCCCTGGCAACGAGCGCTACACCTTGACATCGAAGCTGTTCGAGCTCGCGCACACCCATCCCCCGACGGCCAAGCTGATCGACTTGGCGCTGCCCACGATGCGCCATTTCGTCGAGCAGACCGAGCAGTCGTGCCATCTCGCCGTGCCGCAGAATCAGCAGGCGGTGGTGATCGCGCAGGTCGACAGTCCAGCTTTTGTCGGCGTCTCGGTACGGCCAGGTCGCACGCTGGGCTTTCATGAAGGCGCGTCCGGGCGCGTCCTGGCGGCTTTCGCACCGGCCGACATCCAGGCCATTTGGCTCGACGAGCTGAAAGCGAAACTCTCGGCCAGGCGCTACAAGGAGCTCACATCCGTGCTAGGTCGGATCCAGACGGCCGGACACGACATCTTCCCCAGCGTGGTGATCTCCGGCATTGTTGACCTCTCGGTGCCGGTGTTCGGACCGCGTGGTGGAGCACACGCGGTGCTGTCGTGCCCCTGCATTCCACGGCACCCCAAGAACACCGTCCCGCGTGTCATCAAGGACATGACGCGGGCTGCGGCTCGGATATCGCGCGACATCGGCTACGGCAGCATCGGTTAA
- a CDS encoding UxaA family hydrolase, with translation MVKGYLREDGRKGIRNVVAVTYLVECAHHVARRIVSTADRPDVQLIGFPGCYPNDYAFGQMKRLCCHPNVGGVVIVSLGCEGFDRGRLAAAVEASGRPCTTLVIQDEGGTLATLEAGLEAVRSVRAAADTTPRVDMTLADLVVGTICGGSDGTSTISANPAVGRCFDQLVAEQARCIFEETGELIGCEQTMAERAVTPELGDAIKAAVEKAAGYYATLGYGSFAPGNAEGGLTTQEEKSMGAYAKSGDSPISGVIKPGELPPGPGLYLLDVVPDGEVRFGFPNISDNAEICELIACGAHLILFTTGRGSVVGSAISPVIKVCANPETYRRMAGDMDINAGRILDGLADVDEVGAEIFDEVCRVAGGGESKSEALGHQEFILTYKYFEPSGPSCLPTLQARTANQPRGLTAREAAG, from the coding sequence ATGGTGAAGGGCTACCTGCGTGAGGATGGTCGCAAGGGCATTCGCAATGTCGTAGCGGTGACCTACCTCGTCGAGTGCGCACATCACGTCGCGCGGCGGATCGTATCGACCGCAGATCGACCCGATGTACAGCTGATCGGTTTTCCCGGCTGCTACCCCAACGACTACGCCTTCGGGCAGATGAAGCGCCTGTGCTGCCACCCCAATGTGGGGGGGGTGGTCATCGTGTCGTTGGGCTGCGAGGGCTTTGATCGCGGCCGTCTGGCCGCGGCCGTCGAGGCGAGCGGCCGCCCCTGCACGACGCTAGTGATTCAAGACGAGGGTGGGACCCTGGCAACGCTTGAGGCCGGGCTCGAAGCCGTGCGCAGCGTGCGCGCAGCGGCGGACACGACGCCACGCGTGGACATGACGCTAGCCGACCTCGTGGTCGGCACGATCTGCGGGGGCTCCGACGGCACCAGCACTATTTCCGCAAATCCAGCGGTCGGACGCTGCTTCGACCAGCTGGTAGCCGAGCAGGCTCGCTGCATTTTCGAGGAGACCGGCGAGCTGATCGGCTGCGAGCAAACCATGGCAGAGCGTGCTGTCACACCGGAGCTGGGGGACGCTATCAAGGCGGCGGTAGAGAAGGCCGCCGGCTATTACGCGACGCTGGGCTACGGCAGCTTTGCGCCCGGCAATGCGGAGGGCGGGCTCACGACCCAGGAAGAGAAGTCCATGGGGGCGTATGCCAAGTCAGGTGATTCGCCGATCAGCGGAGTCATCAAGCCCGGCGAGCTGCCGCCGGGTCCCGGGCTGTACCTGCTGGACGTGGTACCGGACGGAGAGGTGCGTTTCGGTTTTCCCAATATCTCGGACAACGCCGAGATCTGTGAGTTGATCGCCTGCGGCGCGCATTTGATCCTGTTCACCACGGGTCGTGGCTCGGTGGTGGGCTCTGCCATCTCGCCAGTCATCAAAGTCTGCGCGAATCCGGAGACCTACCGGCGCATGGCTGGCGACATGGACATCAACGCGGGGCGCATCCTGGATGGCTTGGCCGATGTGGACGAGGTGGGCGCGGAGATTTTTGACGAGGTGTGCAGGGTTGCCGGGGGAGGCGAGAGCAAGTCAGAGGCGCTCGGTCATCAGGAGTTCATCCTAACCTACAAGTACTTCGAGCCCAGCGGTCCGTCCTGCCTGCCTACGCTTCAAGCTCGGACGGCAAACCAGCCGCGCGGCCTGACTGCCCGCGAGGCGGCAGGTTGA
- a CDS encoding L-rhamnose mutarotase — translation MRLQRHCYALDLKDDPALIAEYKAHHEQIWPEIADSIRQAGIVEMQIFLVENRLFMIVEADDSFSPRAVSFPGEVPSPSAVSSPGVVPAADASHRKVREWETLMWRYQQPLPKAEPGEKWRRMEKIFELGSQPMRS, via the coding sequence ATGAGACTACAACGGCATTGCTATGCATTGGACCTCAAGGACGACCCGGCGCTAATTGCCGAGTACAAGGCGCATCATGAACAAATCTGGCCCGAGATCGCCGACAGCATTCGTCAGGCCGGCATTGTCGAGATGCAGATCTTCCTGGTCGAGAATCGACTCTTCATGATCGTGGAAGCCGACGATTCGTTTTCTCCGAGAGCAGTGTCTTTCCCAGGCGAGGTACCGTCCCCAAGCGCGGTATCGTCCCCAGGCGTGGTGCCGGCAGCGGATGCGAGCCATCGGAAGGTGCGGGAATGGGAGACGTTGATGTGGCGTTACCAACAGCCGCTCCCAAAGGCCGAGCCCGGTGAAAAGTGGCGGCGGATGGAGAAGATCTTCGAGCTGGGATCCCAACCCATGCGCTCCTAG